From the Papaver somniferum cultivar HN1 chromosome 2, ASM357369v1, whole genome shotgun sequence genome, the window aaaaaattatttgaaaaGTACTTCTAGTGAATTGCACTGTAGTAGAAGGTCTTACTACACGGAAATTAGGAAACTTCGCAAAGCAAACTTCTGATCATTAGAAAAGAAATTGAATCAGGCAGTGGACTAGGTGGGTATGTACATATAGGATCTCAAGCATCCAACTTGCAACCAATATTTTACATATCGTACACTTTCCGTCATGAAGGATGATTTTCTTGAAAATTACACACGTATGAGGAGCTAGAgaacaaaaacagaagaaaaagagAACATCCTAACAATTTCTTAGAAGTAGAGGGTGAAACTGCAAAAACTCAATATATTTGATTTGTAATAAAGAGAGAAAAACACCATAAACCactcaaaactagtcataaaaatccaaggtgaccaaacttgtggtacaaaaatcccactcaaatgttgggatccattaaaactccatcgtaaacaaaattgatataaaaactcttaatttttaaaaattgatacaaaaactccaaattttatgatgaaaccaaaataaaatttgatgaaaccaatatttaaatttggagtttttgtgttaattttgttttgatgagatttttgtgttacttttattttgatgggttttttgtggaaagATAGTGACACCTTTGTAATTATAACTATGGGATCGTTCTTTTCTCCACAAACAAAATCTACCaagttttctctctctctaactTGTCCTTACTGAATTCTCTTTCTCTCTGTTTTTTCCTTGTTATATAATCACACTCTCGCCTTCAACAAATTCCATTTCCTGAAACCCTAGCTAAATTTTCATCTTCTAAGTCTCCAAACAAGGGATTAATTCTTGATCATATTTTCTTcgtctcaaattcaaaagaatgaTGAAAGTTCATCCGCTTCCGAAGAAAACAAGTTTAACTTTCAGTTACACTTCTACAGAAACTCAGAGACTCATGTCAAGACAGAAGAAACTTCATAAACTTCCACACGTATTTTCGAAAGTGCTAGAGCTACCTTTTCATTCTGACACAGATGTGATTGTTGAAGAAACGTCTACTTGTTTCCGTTTCATAGTAAAAACAGATGATGATTTTGGTAATGATGTTGTGGCGCATAAGATTGATATTCTTCCTGGTGTTACAAAGATCGTAATTGCTAAaggaggaaataataataataatcttgtTGAATTTTCTTTGGGtgattttgaaattgatttatggaGATTTAGACTTCCTTCATCAACTAAACCAGAACTAGCTAGTGCTGTTTATGTTCGTGGTGAACTTGTTGTTACAATTCCTAAAGAAATGAATTCtgtggaagaagatgaaggataTGGTGAGATCAGAGGTGGAATCACTCGTTTTATCGTTGTACAGTAAGCTGTAGCTAGCATCATGTTTATTTTGTATTTGCACTTTCTTAATCTTTCGTTGTTCAGTGAATGTATTAAGGTTATTTTAGCAAAAGCCATTTTATGTTGGTCTCTTTTAGTACGTTAAATGTAAGAAATTTCATCTTAATTGTAATCAGAAATGGCTATAAGTCGTTCTGAGCTGTAGCTATTATCTGTCTGAAGTAATTGATGCTTTGAAGGCATTTTCTTTAAGCATTTGGTTTTTGCAAATTGAGAAAGAAATCTCGTTAATGCACCGCAAACTGCTGTGCCTAACATCAATTATCGCATGTATGGAGTTAAATTTTGTGCCCAAAATTAGATTTGCATCCACTAGTCCGATGATAACACTAGTCATTTACATTGAGTTTCCTAAATATAACAGGGTTAGAAGGAACCTAATAAAAAGTTAGTGGAGAAAGATTTTTGTCAGCAACCACTAAGAAAAAGCAATGAAGATAATAGAAAAAGGTATAGTATCTTCTCTTTTGCCTGAGGTAGACTGAGAGTGCATCAGTCAATAGATATGTTACTGACGAACATCAATCTGTtaagaatattttctttggaagGAAATCCATGTCACTCACATTTCTGTTACAGTTTCATAATGGAATTCAAACAACTAATTAATTAACAGAGAAACAATCAGATTAGAAACACACAATTGAAGAAAGAATGATATGAGTGTGTATATTACACCTATATTTGGGAATCAACCTGATGAACACCGACTGACGAGGGGTATTAGTCCAACGTATGAGTACTACTTATCGCTGTACTCATAGTTTCAGCAAGGTTCCTTATAGTACAACTAAGATACAGTAACATACATGTCCAAGGAGTAAAAGAAGCATTAAAGTTGCAAAATTGTTTGTTTCTATCACTCTTCAGTTCTCAATTTGCAAGCCAAAGTGTGCTTTCAAAGTGTCTTTCGGAACCATTCCAAATCCCTTGGCTACCTTTTCCATTTCTTTGAGTTTCCCGACCTCGATTTTTATCTGATTAACTTTGCTCGAGAAATCATGGATAAGATTATCCACAACTTGGTCTATTTCTGATGACGTTCGTTTAGCTAACTCAGACCTGTCCGTTTCCAGCTGTTGATACAAATCCAAAAGCACTTTCTTCTGAGCATTTAGATTATCCATAGCAATTCTATATTCATCCTCCTGAGATTCTATCAAGTCTGCAAGAACTTTGTTAATCTCATCGTCAAGTTTCGAGGAATCAACCCGGTGGTGATCTGAAGTAATGTATACAGTGGAATCTTTAGGATGTTGACTCTCAACAATTTCCCGACTCCCTAACAAAAATTGTTTCCAGTATGAGATCTCTCCTGCTCTAAAGTTTTGTTTCTCTTAATAACAAGCGAACGATTGAAAACATGTTTTAAGGGGAAATGTAAAAAATAGACTACTACAGTTTTGAAGTGACTAGGTTCAACATTACAATCTTCATTAAGCAAATGTATGATTGCTAAGAGAATATGGCTATCCTCAACTGAAAGACGACTTGTTCCTCATGAGTAACAACCTTACataatgcataaaataaaaaaaataaaaagtagaGTCGTAGATCATGTAAACTaccatggaatgggatgaagaagcAAACTAACCAGCAGAAACTCCTGAGATATTGTTATCTTCCACATTCCATATCTCGTCAAGACAATTTCCGCCATTAAGCTGATGTGCATATCAAATAAGTTATACCAGcttcaaaataaacaaaaacaaagaattgTACAAAAGGATGAATGGGACTACAAGTGCCGCATACTTAGAAATAAGATTAACCATCAGAGGACATAGTTTACCTTTGCCAACACCAAATTGGAACGTTTCAACAACTTCTTTGCCTTTTCTTTTCTTGACCCACGCAAAATACAGAATACCATATTTAAAATCTTGTCAATATCATCTTTAGAGTTGTGAGATTCACACGTCTGAAGAATTGGTTCTACATAAGGTATGAGGTCTGTTCTCTTATCACAACGTCGACAGTAATATTCAGCATCTAGCCCAATGCTTCCTCCTATCGTCCCAGCCATGTAAGTGCGAAGAGCACATTCAATATGAGCAATGTGGCCACACACATAATTCAAGTTCTCATTTCCCTTTGCTTGACATCTAATAAAATTGTAACCTTGATAACCTGAATCAATAGTCTTGCAACAAAGTATACAACAACATTCACGACAAAAGCCACTCTCGCTACAGCAAATATCACAATCTGTAGTTGGTAAAGAGCGTTTTTTTGTTGATTGTTGGAGACTGCACTTCTTGTTTCCAACCCTACATTTCATAGTCTCGATCTTTATTTTAGATCCATATGGTTTACGCATTCCACTAGTACTTGCATCTACATACCAATAACAAAATTTAAGAAGTTAATTAAAGGTTCTATTGGAGCAAGTGTTCGTCAAACAATTTAAGTAAGCAAATATAAACAAGGGTTTGGATGACGAGCACAGTTAGTGGATAGAGAGAGAAACAAAATAAACACAAAGACATAAAAGCATCATGTACTACGGAATTTAAGTTAGTTCGTGGCACGAAAACTTGTGAACCCCGATAAACATCAAACGAAACAGAAAAGGCTTCTCATCTATAATGAGAATGATACAGGACATTGAGTGCTACGGTAGAGTGGGGGGTTCTCAAATATATATGAGAACGACATACATGACATGGAGTATAATGGTAGAGGATTTATACAGGGATAATCTTTTTCTCTGATGAACCCCCGTGTTCATGTTCTGAATTCTATAAAATTTTGTTTCCCTTGATTGGCTATAGAGTATATTCGAACTAGTTTAAGGGGTTAAAAGGATAGTTACCGGCACGGCGAATTTAAACCAGAGCCAGCAAACAGAAATAGcggagaacaaaaaaaaaaatactataaaCATCCAAGCTTAAACAAAAGAACAGAAACATAAAGTTATAAGAAAAGAAGTGAAgaggaagagagagaaaaagaaaagagctTAAATCAGCCGAACCTGGGTCATAGTCTGTCGAAGGCATTTTCCAACTAAAAGTAGCAAAGAAGGCATCCAAATCTACTGTAGGATATTCCTTCTTGATAAACTCTAGAAGTGAAAGCTTGCTTGCAAAACCCTTCCTCCCTTCCGCAGTCTTCTGTAAACTTGGCGGAAGATATATGTACCTATCTTGCATGAGCCCATTAGCGTTTTTCCTTTTTCCAGCTTTCCATTTCCAAATATCACCAGGATTAGGCCAATTAGCAGGAGCATATGGTAAGCCTTCACCTGCTTCACCGGATACTACTGGTCTGAGAACGAGGCCATTTATTTCCAAAACAGCCTTAGAGCCACTATTCTCACTAGGAGAACCAGAACCAACCGCTAGATGTTTTGCGTTCATTTATTGACGTAACGATCTCAGATCTGTAAAAACAAAAAGAGCACATGTACATGGTAATCAGAGTTTCAAATAAAATCCTATCCCCATTTCCATCGGAATATTAAAtgcaaaaataaattttggtaaTACTTTATACTTGGGAAGTCAGAACTTAGAAATGCCTATAGAACTTCTAGCCAGCGTAGAATCTTAGAACTCTACCTGCTAGCTACAGCACACATTCCTTCAGGCAAAAAGTATCATTGAAGTACAAGTCTCCTAGTTTCTCAACAGTTCTCACCATAGTTTCTTGTTGTCGTAAAAAGTTTATCTGATTAGTCTGACACAAAATCCTTTTTAATCTACTAGGCATGCTTGACAATATCCACCAACGGAAACATATAATCAAAAATGCATACGCGCGTACAAACTAACCAAACAATAGTTTCCATCATATACCATACATCAAATCATATTAGCCTCAAGCATTCGACCACATCTGTGGACTCTAACTCTAACTTAGAACCTGTTGGCATTGATAAATTGATTATCCATAACAGAGTCCACCATTTCTAACAAAACTACTACATGGGCCCCACCAAAGCCAATGAaactaccaaaaacaacagaCATTCTGATGATTAGTACAAACAAAAATGTCTATCCATCAGCTAcgagaaattaggtatttgaacTCTATATTTTCCTACAAACACGCTATAAATCAAATCCCCAcgataagaaaaataaatcctcaaaatcaaaaagaaatatcaATTCGCAGTGAAACCTATAAATATTGAAATTTTTACCTGAATCACCGATCAATCTTTGAATTTTCCGATTCGGGCGGAAAAACAAATGAACAAGGAGCAAAAAGTGAACCCTAGTTTTTCTTTTGAAGAAGAGCGAAGAATCTACTGATGAACCCTCTTTTTCTTACTAAAGGAATCAGGGAGGGAAGGCGTGTGATTAACTATTTCAACAAAAGAAACCATTGGTGGCCCAATTCGTGTTACCTAGCGCTTGATGGAAAAGTAGGTTCATTATAATACGACTAGTTTCACACGAGTGCACAATGAACATGCAGTTTGAGCAGTCCAATTTTCTATACCGAAGATGCATAAAAATGGATATCGAATCTGACAGCTTAGAAATACAAAAGTATTATGTTATTATGCACCTAAGTATGTGATAGCAGCGAGAATGATGGGAGTTTTATATTTTGTGAATAAAATACAATAATTCAACATTATAAAACTTAGCTATTTTTGAGAAAATTGATATTTACCTCGGAGGATGATATATGTAATGATATTGTGGGTCTTCTTGTGCTAACGAATCCTAATAACAGAATAGGGAGTACCCACAGAAAACCCTCCCGCGCTCAAATTAGCAACAAAGTTTTTCACAATAGTTTTGAGTTTGATTTCTTATCTTTTTGCAGGGTTTGTGTCTTCttgtatttataaataaaaaaacccAAGTTCTCTAAATCATAAGATTTTCACAGGAGCTTTCAGAATTTGATTTCCTATTTTGCAGGGTTTGTGTCTTCTTGTATTTATAAATAAGAAAAATCCTAGTTCTCTAAATCATAAGAGGATGTATTGGATATGGGTATTGACTATTGAGGCCCATGGGCATTTAGTGGATCGAAAATAATATTCTTGTCCCATTAGTCCATATTCGCAACTCGTTAGATTTTGTTGGACCATCCCGTTGACAGCGATAGTAATTTGATGATTTTCATGTAAATGGGGTGTTGAGTGCGCCATCATGTTTTGCCACGAGACTTATTTTATTTGGTACACATAACATTGTAGACAACTTGGTCTAAATAATTGGACAATTGTGATCAATCTGGGcagattatctttttttttataagaaagaaATTTATTAATACTTCAATAGCAAAGTTATACAAAAGATAATTTGTCCTCCAGAATTCAGCAATCGACCTTGAAGATTGAGAATGGAAAAAAAATGGAGACATCTacgagaacttcatcgacaaaggtatgtgaagaatggatatcctatttactcacatTTTCTGCAATTCTATCTGCTAAGACAATGTCGTATGACTTCAGTATTATGATGAATATTCCAAAGATTAAAATTTCAAGTTGAAGCTAGTACTTGATAAAACTCAAGTTATAAAATCAAGCAATGAAGAACTTATCACATAAGAGGTTGACATCAATTTATTGTTCAACATATCGTAATTGCTTAAATATTCCATAGGAGTCATCAAGTTAGTTTTTTTATGTTTACAAACTGACTTGGTCAATGCACAAACTTGGAACTTATAAATAATAAGAATTGATTAATTATTCTCTTATCAACTCGCGTATACAAATTGATTTGgtcagtttgcgaactggttgATTTTGAGACGTTTTTGGATACTTTTAATTCAACAAGTACACAAACCGATGATTTGGTCAGTCAGCGAATTAGTTGATTTTAAGAGGTTCCTGGATACTTTTTATAACTTAATTAGTACCCAAACTAATCTGGACAGTTCGTGTACTTATAGATATGAAAATTTTCAGAACTCCAAGACGACAATTTTttcacaaactgttttggacagttCACGAACTGATTTAACCTTTGAGAGTTATTAAAATCCTTGAATGCTTGATGGTTCGCGAACAACGTAACCATTGTTCTTGAGATAACCTTTTGTTGCACTTATATCGATAAAGACACAGGTGCACGTTATTCTTTGTAATTCAACGAAAATTTGTCTCATGCATGCATGTTCAATCTATGTTGAGAAGTTGAGATTACTTGGTGCTAAAGCAATTCGTAAACATGAAAACTAGTTCACGAACTCAAATTTGATTGTAATCTACCTAGTCATGTTCATTATTATCAATAGAGGATTGTATGCAAACTAGAATCTCAATTCTGGCACCTCTATGTCCTAGTTGCGGCTAGAATCGTCATTTAAAAACCTAGGTTTCTTCGTGAAACTGTATTATCTTACGACTTTTAAAGTCTTCactaagggattcgtgaagcccagtcagactatcttttacctgatagttcttgatATCTGGAATCTTATCTTGATCATCGTAATTCTTGTTTATTTTAAAGTTATGTCTCTTATGTTATACAACCATTCAAGAATTATCGATTAGGAAATAAGATTGATAGAAATTTACAAAGTACCCTGTGCCTCGGATTTTTAATTCCACGAGTATCATATCTGTTAGATTGATCTTGTGAAGTAGATCGATTAGGAATCTATAAATCCGTATAAAGAGAGTAAGCTATCTCAGTTGTTGAGGTTTGATTGATATCTTCTTTACCTTGAATATCCTTCATAAGCAAACAGATTTCCattaccttgattatatatctttCCGAAGAAAATCAATAGGTTATCTGTTAGAGGAAAAATAGTTAAAAGTCTTCGCTTAGGCCGAAGCGACTCCTAGGGATGTAAAGAACGTccgcaaagggaatcaagtatatgGTATCACGTTGGGTCCAGAGACAAAGGAGCAAGGCTGACCTGAATTGCTCGGAGGGTCTATTcggcctcaactacattccatcccGAAGTCTTATAGTAAgttagtttctgtagcggcttaatatagtgtaatGTTCAAACTGGATTAGGTGCCGAGGTTTTTAAATAAGATTGTAGTTTCTTCACTAACAAAATTATTGTGTGTGTGTATTTACTTTTCCACATTAAATTTTTTTACACAGGTTCTCCTTtaagattaaaataaaaaaaaactacaatTAAGAATTAAATTTAGTTATTTCAAAAATGATCGTAAACCACAATTTAATGGAGATGATCAGGAACCAACCATAACTTCAGTTCTAAACAGTCTGTTAGCACAAAATGATTTTCATGGGTATGATTTTTATTCTTCACAAAAACAAACTCTAACAACTCATGTCTCAGAACAAACTCGCATTATACATGTTCATTTTCAGGATTATGTTTTAACAACTAATAataatgattctgatgaagaatttgtttgTTATACAGCGTTTGGAGATTGTGACCTTATATCTTGTGAAAATGTGGTACAAAATTAAGGTTATGCGTGATTGATGAAATTCGTTCCATTGAGAAGAATGATACTTTAGATATTGATTTTCTTTCTCTAAGAAATAAATCTATTGGACTCAAATGGGTGTATAAGACGAGATACATGCCTAATAGTGGTGTGACTAGTGTCACAGATTGAAGGCGCGGGTGGTTACAAAGGGATATGAACAAAATCCTAACATTGATTACTATGGAGTGTTTGTACCGTTAACAACACTTGATACCATTCGTCTTGCATGGCAgctcaaaagaaaaagaattacatcaaatggatgtcaaatatATATTTCTTAAAAGAACACTTAGATAAAAAGTGTATGGGGACTAACTGATTGATTATGCGAAAAAcaacgaagaagaaaaatatttcaagTTAAATAAAGCTCTTTACGGGATTAAGAAAGCATTGCGAACATGATAACTCCAATCGATTATTACTTTCTTTATCATGGTTTCTAGAAATGTCCTCATATAACAAAAATATACTTTTGATGGAGATTTATTTAACGTGTGATTGTATTTAAATGATTTACATAAAACAGTTCAGCTATATTGACCCGACCATCCACCGATATTGTTTCCACTTTTCCACCGCGGTAATCTAGCAGTGTGTGGTTTTTAGCGGGCACCTCCGCAGTCATCCGATAACAAATTCCCAAGAAATCACTCATTTCTAGATTATTCTCTCCTAAATATGCTTAACTACTGAGTTTTTTACCAAGTCTGGAACCAATTATGATGAAAATGCCTCGGTGTTGTGAAACGGAAAACTATTACTTATATTCCAATCGACGAACCGTACTTTTCGAATCGGGTATTAGAGTTGTCTCCGGCTTCAGAATATACTCAATCCCAGGTCTCTGACGTTTTTTGTCATTCATGAGGCCAATACCTAAACCCAACCCCTCCAACATATTCTCTCACCCTCGAAAGGTCACACGTTGGTTGCTCTGGTACCATATATAATGATCTAACCCTCCACCAATATTGTTCCCATTTAGCCAAAGTGGTTATTCTGCAGTGTGGCGTTTTTAGCGGGCACTGTTATGATCATCCAGTAGCTGCTTCCCAGGatgtcacccatccctggattacttcAGCCTGAGCACGCTTTACTACAAAGCTTTTCCCAAATTTGGGGCCAATTGTGCCAAAACTGCCTCGGTGTTATTAAAGgaaaaaccattacctatatttcaTTAAGTGAACCCAACCTCCCGATTCGGAGTTGAAAAGGaaaaggtaccaagtacaccaccatttttattttttatgacaaCGTGTGTGtacaaaatctaattcaatcacaGGTAGGTCAAAGCAAAGACTCTTGAATAAGATTTATATAGagtttatcttttttcttttccataATCAATATGTTTAGACAAAAAGCTCCTTGAATctgattatatcaaagagttctcgGATGATCtctaaaatcaatatccaagttcaATCTAGGCGTATCTGAATTAAGaggatccaaattctaacaagtatgaaacttgtaatcTATCTTTCAGATGCGAATttcacaagaacaagtcttgttttTAATCTTAAATAATAAGGACTTGAAATATATAGATTAATTACGTACTACTTGTCTTATTCGtactataaagataaaacaatataatgtagaaaaggaaaaacaaaagacaccgggagttttgttaacgaggacttTCACCTAcataaaaaccatgggacctcgtccagctttgaacactacACCGTATTacaccgctacaaacactagcctacaaccagacttcggactggaatgttgttgagaacgaattaaccctccaagcaatGTAGTtgtagttgtgttccttacgcctctttaaACTCGCAAGATTATGCactcttgattcccttagctgacgtcctttatagcctaagaatTGCCTCAGCCTCAGTGAAGAAATTTGCTACCCATTTGCCTCTAACAAACAACCCTATTTGATTTTTAAATATgagtttggaaatatttttgcaatagacaaagtccatCAAACCTTATGAATCAGGAACATTTACACTCAGTCAGCTGAGAAGCCCGGATTATTAACCAACTCTCAAAGATAAGCCAAACTAGTCAAAGAAGAGTTTATATGAGATTTTTATCTGTCTCGTTTCTGATATGAGATTACAAAAACCTCAAAGATCGACAAGAACAAGATCCGGATTGCTCGAACTATCAGGTAAAGGAGTCACACCGGGCTTCAAAAGTCTCTATATGAAGTATTCAAAGTGGTAACCTAATTATGTTACTCAAAATaaacctaggttatagaggacAAATCTAGTttagcaactaggacacaagagtgcCATGGATTGAGAAATCCTGTTGCAAgagtctctttatttatagattttcaagcctctaggtagctttgaattcaagctagggttgcttagaattcaagcaaacactttctccgTTTAAATGAAATTCTTGTTAGGAATTCATGTACGCATGTAAAAAGTCATCCTTAAAATTGTACAAAAGATTATGCATTGTGGTTTAGGGTTCTGGAGTCGTGTACAACGATGGTTCATAGCGGCTAACTAACCattgaacttataagcacatagtggtgttcaataacacttaagacttaatcAATGATCCACAAACACGAAGTGGTTTAGTGAATAAAATTTGTCTTAGAAGTGTATAAGATATTCCTAGCAAAGTCGAACATAAACATATGAAATAGTTTGTGTACTTTTCTAAACTAGAACTGGACAAGTTTGCAAACCTATGGCAGTTCGCGAAGTCTACGCACAAGGGTTTGGTTTGAAAATTGGGTTTGCGAAACTACCTAATTCCCGTACTCAGATGTAAAGGATTTGCAAACCGGGTTTGCGCACCTCTACTATCTGCTGAATTCAGACTGACTTTTGTAAAACATTCAAGTATGTTTACCTATCACCAAACAGTTCTTTTTATCGGATAACTAATTTCAAACATTCTCAATAGCCATATTACAATTTGCATTTTGCTTGGGAAAGTTTCCAAATggtcaacttgaaacaaaaatagttcttgaaataaattatttttaactaagattgttaaggatctataacatccattgcttgagtcTGTTGATGGGTGAAAAAGATTTATTGGCTTTAGGAAAGTGGAGACTCGAGCGTCCGGGCGGAGAATCCTCAAACGATAAAATTGCCTAAACCTTTTTCAAAtagatgcactgcatgggagtgcttcgagttcgagagatcaatctgtaggactccggcttaaactaagaaaatggtcattccagagtccAATTCGGTCATAAAGAGGGGTGAGGGTCGATCTGTCGGAGGGAATCCGCGAagtatgtgtgagatcaatgatgatcaaggattgtgaatatattgaagatttctgcaagttggtgaactgttgagttcagatGAGATAAGTTTTTGATCGACTGAGCGATAATTTCTTGTTGGTCGAAATTGTTCTCCTTCAATtgtggattcagaaacttatttatatttccagaataGTAGACaaattgatcccagtaagtgtgacgattGGTGGAGTGAAAGAGCAAGAAAGtaggaaatcgtggttaaaccagttctatgtggtgcgaagacttggttgattgt encodes:
- the LOC113350735 gene encoding uncharacterized protein LOC113350735: MMKVHPLPKKTSLTFSYTSTETQRLMSRQKKLHKLPHVFSKVLELPFHSDTDVIVEETSTCFRFIVKTDDDFGNDVVAHKIDILPGVTKIVIAKGGNNNNNLVEFSLGDFEIDLWRFRLPSSTKPELASAVYVRGELVVTIPKEMNSVEEDEGYGEIRGGITRFIVVQ
- the LOC113347136 gene encoding protein OBERON 3-like isoform X1 gives rise to the protein MNAKHLAVGSGSPSENSGSKAVLEINGLVLRPVVSGEAGEGLPYAPANWPNPGDIWKWKAGKRKNANGLMQDRYIYLPPSLQKTAEGRKGFASKLSLLEFIKKEYPTVDLDAFFATFSWKMPSTDYDPDASTSGMRKPYGSKIKIETMKCRVGNKKCSLQQSTKKRSLPTTDCDICCSESGFCRECCCILCCKTIDSGYQGYNFIRCQAKGNENLNYVCGHIAHIECALRTYMAGTIGGSIGLDAEYYCRRCDKRTDLIPYVEPILQTCESHNSKDDIDKILNMVFCILRGSRKEKAKKLLKRSNLVLAKLNGGNCLDEIWNVEDNNISGVSAGSREIVESQHPKDSTVYITSDHHRVDSSKLDDEINKVLADLIESQEDEYRIAMDNLNAQKKVLLDLYQQLETDRSELAKRTSSEIDQVVDNLIHDFSSKVNQIKIEVGKLKEMEKVAKGFGMVPKDTLKAHFGLQIEN
- the LOC113347136 gene encoding protein OBERON 2-like isoform X3, producing the protein MNAKHLAVGSGSPSENSGSKAVLEINGLVLRPVVSGEAGEGLPYAPANWPNPGDIWKWKAGKRKNANGLMQDRYIYLPPSLQKTAEGRKGFASKLSLLEFIKKEYPTVDLDAFFATFSWKMPSTDYDPDASTSGMRKPYGSKIKIETMKCRVGNKKCSLQQSTKKRSLPTTDCDICCSESGFCRECCCILCCKTIDSGYQGYNFIRCQAKGNENLNYVCGHIAHIECALRTYMAGTIGGSIGLDAEYYCRRCDKRTDLIPYVEPILQTCESHNSKDDIDKILNMVFCILRGSRKEKAKKLLKRSNLVLAKLNGGNCLDEIWNVEDNNISGVSADLIESQEDEYRIAMDNLNAQKKVLLDLYQQLETDRSELAKRTSSEIDQVVDNLIHDFSSKVNQIKIEVGKLKEMEKVAKGFGMVPKDTLKAHFGLQIEN
- the LOC113347136 gene encoding protein OBERON 1-like isoform X2, producing the protein MNAKHLAVGSGSPSENSGSKAVLEINGLVLRPVVSGEAGEGLPYAPANWPNPGDIWKWKAGKRKNANGLMQDRYIYLPPSLQKTAEGRKGFASKLSLLEFIKKEYPTVDLDAFFATFSWKMPSTDYDPDASTSGMRKPYGSKIKIETMKCRVGNKKCSLQQSTKKRSLPTTDCDICCSESGFCRECCCILCCKTIDSGYQGYNFIRCQAKGNENLNYVCGHIAHIECALRTYMAGTIGGSIGLDAEYYCRRCDKRTDLIPYVEPILQTCESHNSKDDIDKILNMVFCILRGSRKEKAKKLLKRSNLVLAKLNGGNCLDEIWNVEDNNISGVSADHHRVDSSKLDDEINKVLADLIESQEDEYRIAMDNLNAQKKVLLDLYQQLETDRSELAKRTSSEIDQVVDNLIHDFSSKVNQIKIEVGKLKEMEKVAKGFGMVPKDTLKAHFGLQIEN